The proteins below come from a single Anguilla rostrata isolate EN2019 chromosome 3, ASM1855537v3, whole genome shotgun sequence genomic window:
- the LOC135250171 gene encoding hatching enzyme 1.2-like isoform X2 → MDQRLTSTILALLLSLSQAHPLVDLGSEADDSPLISIQIEDPDDVDITTSILQSNNGSSEILMEGDLIVSNTRNAMKCWNNQCLWRKSLDGLVEVPYTVSNGFSYYQKKRIENAMKTFNTETCIRFVPRSSQRDFISIESRDGCYSYLGRTGGKQVVSLARYGCVYHGIIQHELNHALGFYHEHTRSDRDEYVRINWENVAPHTIYNFQTQDTNNLNTPYDYTSIMHYGRTAFSTNGMDTITPVPNPNQSIGQRRSMSRGDILRIKKLYSC, encoded by the exons ATGGACCAGAGACTCACCTCCACCATCCTAGCTCTGCTGCTGAGCCTCTCACAGGCACATCCCCTCGTG GACCTTGGAAGTGAAGCGGATGATTCTCCACTAATTT CTATCCAAATAGAGGATCCTGATGATGTGGATATCACTACAAGCATTCTACAATCCAACAATG GGTCCAGCGAGATACTGATGGAGGGAGACCTGATTGTATCAAACACCAGAAATGCCATGAAGTGCTGGAATAACCAATGCTTATGGAGGAAATCCTTAGATGGACTTGTTGAAGTGCCTTACACTGTGAGCAATGGATTCT CATATTATCAGAAGAAGCGGATTGAAAATGCCATGAAGACCTTCAACACAGAAACCTGCATTCGCTTTGTTCCCCGGTCAAGTCAGAGAGACTTCATCAGTATTGAGAGCAGAGATGG CTGTTATTCCTATCTGGGGAGAACTGGTGGCAAGCAGGTAGTGTCTCTGGCCAGATATGGTTGTGTTTACCACGGTATCATTCAGCATGAGCTGAACCATGCACTGGGTTTCTATCATGAGCACACAAGGAGCGACCGGGACGAATACGTCAGAATCAACTGGGAGAATGTTGCACCAC ACACCATCTACAACTTTCAGACACAAGACACTAATAATCTGAATACTCCATATGACTACACTTCTATCATGCATTATGGAAG AACTGCTTTCTCAACCAATGGAATGGACACTATAACTCCCGTACCCAACCCAAACCAATCTATTGGACAGAGGAGAAGTATGTCCAGGGGGGACATTCTGAGGATCAAGAAGCTGTACAGCTGCT AA
- the LOC135250173 gene encoding hatching enzyme 1.2-like isoform X2: MDQRLISTILALLLSLSQAHPLVDLGSEADDSPLISIQTEDPDDVDITTSILQTNNGSSEILMEGDLIVSNTRNAMKCWNNQCLWKKSSDGRVEVPYTVSNEFSYYQKKRIENAMKTFNTETCIRFVPRSRQRDFISIESRDGCYSYLGRTGGKQVVSLARYGCVYHGIIQHELNHALGFYHEHTRSDRDEYVRINWENVAPHTIYNFQTQDTNNLNTAYDYTSIMHYGRTAFSTNGLDTITPVPNPNQSIGQRSSMSKGDILRINKLYSCCEYI, translated from the exons ATGGACCAGAGACTCATCTCCACCATCCTAGCTCTGCTGCTGAGCCTCTCACAGGCACATCCCCTCGTG GACCTTGGAAGTGAAGCGGATGATTCTCCACTAATTT CTATCCAGACAGAGGATCCTGATGATGTGGATATCACTACAAGCATTCTACAGACCAACAATG GGTCCAGCGAGATACTGATGGAGGGAGACCTGATTGTATCAAACACCAGAAATGCCATGAAGTGCTGGAATAACCAATGCTTATGGAAGAAATCCTCAGATGGACGCGTTGAAGTGCCTTACACTGTGAGCAATGAATTCT CATATTATCAGAAGAAGCGGATTGAAAATGCCATGAAGACCTTCAACACAGAAACCTGCATTCGCTTTGTTCCCCGGTCGCGTCAGAGAGACTTCATCAGTATTGAGAGCAGAGATGG CTGTTACTCCTATCTGGGGAGAACTGGTGGCAAGCAGGTAGTGTCTCTGGCCAGATATGGTTGTGTTTACCACGGTATCATTCAGCATGAGCTGAACCATGCGCTGGGTTTCTATCATGAGCACACAAGGAGCGACCGGGACGAATACGTCAGGATCAACTGGGAGAATGTTGCACCAC ACACCATCTACAACTTTCAGACACAAGACACTAATAATCTAAATACTGCATATGACTACACTTCTATCATGCATTATGGAAG AACTGCTTTCTCAACCAATGGACTGGACACTATAACTCCCGTACCCAACCCAAACCAATCTATTGGACAGAGGAGTAGTATGTCCAAGGGGGACATTCTGAGGATCAACAAGCTGTACAGCTGCTGTGAGTATATATGA
- the LOC135250169 gene encoding hatching enzyme 1.2-like isoform X2 — translation MDQRLTSTILALLLSLSQAHPLVDLGSEADDSPLISIQIEDPDDVDITTSILQSNNGSSEILMEGDLVVSNTRNAMKCWNNQCLWRKSSDGLVEVAYTVSNEFSYYQMKRIENAMKTFNTETCIRFVPRSSQRDFISIESRDGCYSYLGRTGGKQVVSLARYGCVYHGIIQHELNHALGFYHEHTRSDRDEYVRINWENVAPHTIYNFQTQDTNNLNTAYDYTSIMHYGRTAFSTNGMDTITPVPNPNQSIGQRRSMSRGDILRINKLYSC, via the exons ATGGACCAGAGACTCACCTCCACCATCCTAGCTCTGCTGCTGAGCCTCTCACAGGCACATCCCCTCGTG GACCTTGGAAGTGAAGCGGATGATTCTCCACTAATTT CTATCCAAATAGAGGATCCTGATGATGTGGATATCACTACAAGCATTCTACAATCCAACAATG GGTCCAGCGAGATACTGATGGAGGGAGACCTGGTTGTGTCAAACACCAGAAATGCCATGAAGTGCTGGAATAACCAATGCTTATGGAGGAAATCCTCAGATGGACTTGTTGAAGTGGCTTACACTGTGAGCAATGAATTCT CATATTATCAGATGAAGCGGATTGAAAATGCCATGAAGACCTTCAACACAGAAACCTGCATTCGCTTTGTTCCCCGGTCGAGTCAGAGAGACTTCATCAGTATTGAGAGCAGAGATGG CTGTTACTCCTATCTTGGAAGAACTGGTGGCAAGCAGGTAGTGTCTCTGGCCAGATATGGTTGTGTTTACCACGGTATCATTCAGCATGAGCTGAACCATGCGCTGGGATTCTATCATGAGCACACAAGGAGCGACCGGGACGAATACGTCAGAATCAACTGGGAGAATGTTGCACCAC ACACCATCTACAACTTTCAGACACAAGACACTAATAATCTAAATACTGCATATGACTACACTTCTATCATGCATTATGGAAG AACTGCTTTCTCAACCAATGGAATGGACACTATAACTCCCGTACCCAACCCAAACCAATCTATTGGACAGAGGAGAAGTATGTCCAGGGGGGACATTCTGAGGATCAACAAGCTGTACAGCTGCT aa
- the LOC135250173 gene encoding hatching enzyme 1.2-like isoform X6 — MDQRLISTILALLLSLSQAHPLVDLGSEADDSPLISIQTEDPDDVDITTSILQTNNGSSEILMEGDLIVSNTRNAMKCWNNQCLWKKSSDGRVEVPYTVSNEFSYYQKKRIENAMKTFNTETCIRFVPRSRQRDFISIESRDGCYSYLGRTGGKQVVSLARYGCVYHGIIQHELNHALGFYHEHTRSDRDEYVRINWENVAPHTIYNFQTQDTNNLNTAYDYTSIMHYGRTAFSTNGLDTITPVPNPNQSIGQRSSMSKGDILRINKLYSC, encoded by the exons ATGGACCAGAGACTCATCTCCACCATCCTAGCTCTGCTGCTGAGCCTCTCACAGGCACATCCCCTCGTG GACCTTGGAAGTGAAGCGGATGATTCTCCACTAATTT CTATCCAGACAGAGGATCCTGATGATGTGGATATCACTACAAGCATTCTACAGACCAACAATG GGTCCAGCGAGATACTGATGGAGGGAGACCTGATTGTATCAAACACCAGAAATGCCATGAAGTGCTGGAATAACCAATGCTTATGGAAGAAATCCTCAGATGGACGCGTTGAAGTGCCTTACACTGTGAGCAATGAATTCT CATATTATCAGAAGAAGCGGATTGAAAATGCCATGAAGACCTTCAACACAGAAACCTGCATTCGCTTTGTTCCCCGGTCGCGTCAGAGAGACTTCATCAGTATTGAGAGCAGAGATGG CTGTTACTCCTATCTGGGGAGAACTGGTGGCAAGCAGGTAGTGTCTCTGGCCAGATATGGTTGTGTTTACCACGGTATCATTCAGCATGAGCTGAACCATGCGCTGGGTTTCTATCATGAGCACACAAGGAGCGACCGGGACGAATACGTCAGGATCAACTGGGAGAATGTTGCACCAC ACACCATCTACAACTTTCAGACACAAGACACTAATAATCTAAATACTGCATATGACTACACTTCTATCATGCATTATGGAAG AACTGCTTTCTCAACCAATGGACTGGACACTATAACTCCCGTACCCAACCCAAACCAATCTATTGGACAGAGGAGTAGTATGTCCAAGGGGGACATTCTGAGGATCAACAAGCTGTACAGCTGCT aa
- the LOC135250169 gene encoding hatching enzyme 1.2-like isoform X1 codes for MDQRLTSTILALLLSLSQAHPLVDLGSEADDSPLISIQIEDPDDVDITTSILQSNNGSSEILMEGDLIVSNTRNAMKCWNNQCLWRKSSDGLVEVPYTVSNGFSYYQKKRIENAMKTFNTETCIRFVPRSSQRDFISIESRDGCYSYLGRTGGKQVVSLARYGCVYHGIIQHELNHALGFYHEHTRSDRDEYVRINWENVAPHTIYNFQTQDTNNLNTAYDYTSIMHYGRTAFSTNGMDTITPVPNPNQSIGQRRSMSRGDILRINKLYSC; via the exons ATGGACCAGAGACTCACCTCCACCATCCTAGCTCTGCTGCTGAGCCTCTCACAGGCACATCCCCTCGTG GACCTTGGAAGTGAAGCAGATGACTCTCCACTGATTT CTATCCAAATAGAGGATCCTGATGATGTGGATATCACTACAAGCATTCTACAATCCAACAATG GGTCCAGCGAGATACTGATGGAGGGAGACCTGATTGTATCAAACACCAGAAATGCCATGAAGTGCTGGAATAACCAATGCTTATGGAGGAAATCCTCAGATGGACTTGTTGAAGTGCCTTACACTGTGAGCAATGGATTCT CATATTATCAGAAGAAGCGGATTGAAAATGCCATGAAGACCTTCAACACAGAAACCTGCATTCGCTTTGTTCCCCGGTCGAGTCAGAGAGACTTCATCAGTATTGAGAGCAGAGATGG CTGTTACTCCTATCTGGGGAGAACTGGTGGCAAGCAGGTAGTGTCTCTGGCCAGATACGGTTGTGTTTACCACGGTATCATTCAGCATGAGCTGAACCATGCACTGGGTTTCTATCATGAGCACACAAGGAGCGACCGGGACGAATACGTCAGGATCAACTGGGAGAATGTTGCACCAC ACACCATCTACAACTTTCAGACACAAGACACTAATAATCTAAATACTGCATATGACTACACTTCTATCATGCATTATGGAAG AACTGCTTTCTCAACCAATGGAATGGACACTATAACTCCCGTACCCAACCCAAACCAATCTATTGGACAGAGAAGAAGTATGTCCAGGGGGGATATTCTGAGGATCAACAAGCTGTACAGCTGCT aa
- the LOC135250173 gene encoding hatching enzyme 1.2-like isoform X3, translated as MDQRLISTILALLLSLSQAHPLVDLGSEADDSPLISIQTEDPDDVDITTSILQTNNGSREILMEGDLIVSNTRNAMKCWNNQCLWRKSSDGLVEVPYTVSNEFSYYQKKRIENAMKTFNTETCIRFVPRSRQRDFISIESRDGCYSYLGRTGGKQVVSLARYGCVYHGIIQHELNHALGFYHEHTRSDRDEYVRINWENVAPHTIYNFQTQDTNNLNTAYDYTSIMHYGRTAFSTNGLDTITPVPNPNQSIGQRRSMSKGDILRINKLYSCCEYI; from the exons ATGGACCAGAGACTCATCTCCACCATCCTAGCTCTGCTGCTGAGCCTCTCACAGGCACATCCCCTCGTG GACCTTGGAAGTGAAGCGGATGATTCTCCACTGATTT CTATCCAGACAGAGGATCCTGATGATGTGGATATCACTACAAGCATTCTACAGACCAACAATG GGTCCAGGGAAATACTGATGGAGGGAGACCTGATTGTATCAAACACCAGAAATGCCATGAAGTGCTGGAATAACCAATGCTTATGGAGGAAATCCTCAGATGGACTCGTTGAAGTGCCTTACACTGTGAGCAATGAATTCT CATATTATCAGAAGAAGCGGATTGAAAATGCCATGAAGACCTTCAACACAGAAACCTGCATTCGCTTTGTTCCCCGGTCGCGTCAGAGAGACTTCATCAGTATTGAGAGCAGAGATGG CTGTTATTCCTATCTGGGGAGAACTGGTGGCAAGCAGGTAGTGTCTCTGGCCAGATATGGTTGTGTTTACCACGGTATCATTCAGCATGAGCTGAACCATGCGCTGGGTTTCTATCATGAGCACACAAGGAGCGACCGGGACGAATACGTCAGGATCAACTGGGAGAATGTTGCACCAC ACACCATCTACAACTTTCAGACACAAGACACTAATAATCTAAATACTGCATATGACTACACTTCTATCATGCATTATGGAAG AACTGCTTTCTCAACCAATGGACTGGACACTATAACTCCCGTACCCAACCCAAACCAATCTATTGGACAGAGGAGAAGTATGTCCAAGGGGGACATTCTGAGGATCAACAAGCTGTACAGCTGCTGTGAGTATATATGA
- the LOC135250175 gene encoding hatching enzyme 1.2-like isoform X2, giving the protein MDQRLTSTILALLLSLSQAHPLVDLGSEADDSPLISIQIEDPDDVDITTSILQSNNGSSETLMEGDLIVSNTRNAMKCWNNQCLWRKSLDGLVEVPYTVSNGFSYYQKKWIENAMKTFNTETCIRFVPRSSQRDFISIESRDGCYSYLGRTGGKQVLSLARYGCVYHGIIQHELNHALGFYHEHTRSDRDEYVKINWENVAPHTIYNFQTQDTNNLNTPYDYTSIMHYGRTAFSTNGMDTITPVPNPNQSIGQRRSMSRGDIQRINKLYSC; this is encoded by the exons ATGGACCAGAGACTCACCTCCACCATCCTAGCTCTGCTGCTGAGCCTCTCACAGGCACATCCCCTCGTG GACCTTGGAAGTGAAGCGGATGATTCTCCACTAATTT CTATCCAAATAGAGGATCCTGATGATGTGGATATCACTACAAGCATTCTACAATCCAACAATG GGTCCAGCGAGACACTGATGGAGGGAGACCTGATTGTATCAAACACCAGAAATGCCATGAAGTGCTGGAATAACCAATGCTTATGGAGGAAATCCTTAGATGGACTTGTTGAAGTGCCTTACACTGTGAGCAATGGATTCT CATATTATCAGAAGAAGTGGATTGAAAATGCCATGAAGACCTTCAACACAGAAACCTGCATTCGCTTTGTTCCCCGGTCGAGTCAGAGAGACTTCATCAGTATTGAGAGCAGAGATGG CTGTTATTCCTATCTGGGGAGAACTGGTGGCAAGCAGGTACTGTCTCTGGCCAGATATGGTTGTGTTTACCACGGTATCATTCAGCATGAGCTGAACCATGCGCTGGGTTTCTATCATGAGCACACAAGGAGCGACCGGGACGAATACGTCAAGATCAACTGGGAGAATGTTGCACCAC ACACCATCTACAACTTTCAGACACAAGACACTAATAATCTAAATACTCCATATGACTACACTTCTATCATGCATTATGGAAG AACTGCTTTCTCAACCAATGGAATGGACACTATAACTCCCGTACCCAACCCAAACCAATCTATTGGACAGAGGAGAAGTATGTCCAGGGGGGACATTCAGAGGATCAACAAGCTGTACAGCTGCT aa
- the LOC135250169 gene encoding hatching enzyme 1.2-like isoform X3 has product MDQRLISTILALLLSLSQAHPLVDLGSEADDSPLISIQIEDPDDVDITTSILQSNNGSSEILMEGDLVVSNTRNAMKCWNNQCLWRKSSDGLVEVAYTVSNEFSYYQMKRIENAMKTFNTETCIRFVPRSSQRDFISIESRDGCYSYLGRTGGKQVVSLARYGCVYHGIIQHELNHALGFYHEHTRSDRDEYVRINWENVAPHTIYNFQTQDTNNLNTAYDYTSIMHYGRTAFSTNGMDTITPVPNPNQSIGQRRSMSRGDILRINKLYSC; this is encoded by the exons ATGGACCAGAGACTCATCTCCACCATCCTAGCTCTGCTGCTGAGCCTCTCACAGGCACATCCCCTTGTG GACCTTGGAAGTGAAGCGGATGATTCTCCACTAATTT CTATCCAAATAGAGGATCCTGATGATGTGGATATCACTACAAGCATTCTACAATCCAACAATG GGTCCAGCGAGATACTGATGGAGGGAGACCTGGTTGTGTCAAACACCAGAAATGCCATGAAGTGCTGGAATAACCAATGCTTATGGAGGAAATCCTCAGATGGACTTGTTGAAGTGGCTTACACTGTGAGCAATGAATTCT CATATTATCAGATGAAGCGGATTGAAAATGCCATGAAGACCTTCAACACAGAAACCTGCATTCGCTTTGTTCCCCGGTCGAGTCAGAGAGACTTCATCAGTATTGAGAGCAGAGATGG CTGTTACTCCTATCTTGGAAGAACTGGTGGCAAGCAGGTAGTGTCTCTGGCCAGATATGGTTGTGTTTACCACGGTATCATTCAGCATGAGCTGAACCATGCGCTGGGATTCTATCATGAGCACACAAGGAGCGACCGGGACGAATACGTCAGAATCAACTGGGAGAATGTTGCACCAC ACACCATCTACAACTTTCAGACACAAGACACTAATAATCTAAATACTGCATATGACTACACTTCTATCATGCATTATGGAAG AACTGCTTTCTCAACCAATGGAATGGACACTATAACTCCCGTACCCAACCCAAACCAATCTATTGGACAGAGGAGAAGTATGTCCAGGGGGGACATTCTGAGGATCAACAAGCTGTACAGCTGCT aa
- the LOC135250175 gene encoding hatching enzyme 1.2-like isoform X1: MDQRLTSTILALLLSLSQAHPLVDLGSEADDSPLISIQIEDPDDVDITTSILQSNNGSSETLMEGDLIVSNTRNAMKCWNNQCLWRKSLDGLVEVPYTVSNGFSYYQKKWIENAMKTFNTETCIRFVPRSSQRDFISIESRDGCYSYLGRTGGKQVLSLARYGCVYHGIIQHELNHALGFYHEHTRSDRDEYVKINWENVAPHTIYNFQTQDTNNLNTPYDYTSIMHYGRTAFSTNGMDTITPVPNPNQSIGQRRSMSRGDIQRINKLYSCCEYK, encoded by the exons ATGGACCAGAGACTCACCTCCACCATCCTAGCTCTGCTGCTGAGCCTCTCACAGGCACATCCCCTCGTG GACCTTGGAAGTGAAGCGGATGATTCTCCACTAATTT CTATCCAAATAGAGGATCCTGATGATGTGGATATCACTACAAGCATTCTACAATCCAACAATG GGTCCAGCGAGACACTGATGGAGGGAGACCTGATTGTATCAAACACCAGAAATGCCATGAAGTGCTGGAATAACCAATGCTTATGGAGGAAATCCTTAGATGGACTTGTTGAAGTGCCTTACACTGTGAGCAATGGATTCT CATATTATCAGAAGAAGTGGATTGAAAATGCCATGAAGACCTTCAACACAGAAACCTGCATTCGCTTTGTTCCCCGGTCGAGTCAGAGAGACTTCATCAGTATTGAGAGCAGAGATGG CTGTTATTCCTATCTGGGGAGAACTGGTGGCAAGCAGGTACTGTCTCTGGCCAGATATGGTTGTGTTTACCACGGTATCATTCAGCATGAGCTGAACCATGCGCTGGGTTTCTATCATGAGCACACAAGGAGCGACCGGGACGAATACGTCAAGATCAACTGGGAGAATGTTGCACCAC ACACCATCTACAACTTTCAGACACAAGACACTAATAATCTAAATACTCCATATGACTACACTTCTATCATGCATTATGGAAG AACTGCTTTCTCAACCAATGGAATGGACACTATAACTCCCGTACCCAACCCAAACCAATCTATTGGACAGAGGAGAAGTATGTCCAGGGGGGACATTCAGAGGATCAACAAGCTGTACAGCTGCTGTGAGTACAAATGA
- the LOC135250171 gene encoding hatching enzyme 1.2-like isoform X1 encodes MDQRLTSTILALLLSLSQAHPLVDLGSEADDSPLISIQIEDPDDVDITTSILQSNNGSSEILMEGDLIVSNTRNAMKCWNNQCLWRKSLDGLVEVPYTVSNGFSYYQKKRIENAMKTFNTETCIRFVPRSSQRDFISIESRDGCYSYLGRTGGKQVVSLARYGCVYHGIIQHELNHALGFYHEHTRSDRDEYVRINWENVAPHTIYNFQTQDTNNLNTPYDYTSIMHYGRTAFSTNGMDTITPVPNPNQSIGQRRSMSRGDILRIKKLYSCCEHEDEMCRSSGEECEVFSKHFCQSKCRNHGYILLF; translated from the exons ATGGACCAGAGACTCACCTCCACCATCCTAGCTCTGCTGCTGAGCCTCTCACAGGCACATCCCCTCGTG GACCTTGGAAGTGAAGCGGATGATTCTCCACTAATTT CTATCCAAATAGAGGATCCTGATGATGTGGATATCACTACAAGCATTCTACAATCCAACAATG GGTCCAGCGAGATACTGATGGAGGGAGACCTGATTGTATCAAACACCAGAAATGCCATGAAGTGCTGGAATAACCAATGCTTATGGAGGAAATCCTTAGATGGACTTGTTGAAGTGCCTTACACTGTGAGCAATGGATTCT CATATTATCAGAAGAAGCGGATTGAAAATGCCATGAAGACCTTCAACACAGAAACCTGCATTCGCTTTGTTCCCCGGTCAAGTCAGAGAGACTTCATCAGTATTGAGAGCAGAGATGG CTGTTATTCCTATCTGGGGAGAACTGGTGGCAAGCAGGTAGTGTCTCTGGCCAGATATGGTTGTGTTTACCACGGTATCATTCAGCATGAGCTGAACCATGCACTGGGTTTCTATCATGAGCACACAAGGAGCGACCGGGACGAATACGTCAGAATCAACTGGGAGAATGTTGCACCAC ACACCATCTACAACTTTCAGACACAAGACACTAATAATCTGAATACTCCATATGACTACACTTCTATCATGCATTATGGAAG AACTGCTTTCTCAACCAATGGAATGGACACTATAACTCCCGTACCCAACCCAAACCAATCTATTGGACAGAGGAGAAGTATGTCCAGGGGGGACATTCTGAGGATCAAGAAGCTGTACAGCTGCTGTGA ACATGAAGATGAAATGTGCCGGAGCAGTGGAGAGGAATgtgaagtattttcaaaacatttttgtcaaagtAAATGCAGAAATCATGGCTACATATTATTGTTCTAA
- the tgfb5 gene encoding transforming growth factor beta-2 proprotein, with protein sequence MVASKPQRMWFTHLAVLLLELLGTVQGFSTCQSFDLDDYKSKRIEAVRGQILSKLRIRGVPEPDKSPPPEDVPLEVMLLYNSTRELLKERAQQAESACERESSEEDYYAKEVQRVDLQPPRIDTNVINSGPPSPYFRILRFDVTQVERNSSTLVKAEFRIYRVPNPGANALEQRIEIYQLLKSRDAAAPSQRYIDSRTVRPRAKGSWLSVDITDTVKEWLTHRDRNLGLKLSVHCPCCTFVPSTNNIVPNKSEELDARFAGIDDDLIKQLKKPGAVKGQIEFSTKTPHLILTLLPSDRLENPGKKNRKKRAAADNPTCSRNADQSCCLRSLYIDFRRDLNWKWIHEPKGYKANFCAGTCPYLWSADNHYNMILPLYNKLNPEASASPCCVPQELEPLTIVYFMGRTPRVEQLSNMVVKSCKCR encoded by the exons ATGGTCGCGTCAAAACCTCAGAGAATGTGGTTCACGCACCTGGCCGTGCTCCTGCTCGAGCTGCTTGGCACCGTACAAGGTTTTTCCACGTGCCAGTCTTTCGACTTGGACGATTACAAGTCTAAGCGAATTGAGGCTGTGAGGGGACAGATTCTCAGTAAGCTGCGCATTCGGGGGGTACCCGAACCCGACAAGAGCCCGCCACCCGAAGATGTGCCCCTGGAGGTAATGCTGCTCTATAACAGCACCCGGGAGTTATTGAAGGAGCGCGCGCAGCAGGCCGAATCAGCCTGCGAACGTGAAAGCAGCGAGGAGGATTACTATGCTAAGGAAGTACAGCGTGTGGACTTGCAGCCACCTAGGATTGATACGA ATGTGATCAACAGTGGCCCCCCTAGCCCATATTTTCGGATATTGAGGTTTGATGTCACTCAGGTGGAGAGGAACTCTAGTACGCTTGTCAAGGCAGAGTTCAGGATCTACCGTGTACCAAACCCTGGTGCCAATGCTTTAGAACAAAGGATAGAGATATACCAG CTTTTGAAGTCCCGTGACGCAGCGGCCCCTTCACAACGCTACATTGACTCCCGCACCGTACGTCCACGTGCCAAGGGGTCATGGCTGTCCGTCGATATCACTGACACTGTCAAGGAATGGCTGACTCACAGAG ATAGGAACCTGGGGCTGAAGCTAAGTGTCCACTGTCCGTGCTGCACCTTTGTCCCTTCCACCAACAACATTGTGCCCAACAAGAGCGAGGAACTGGATGCCCGCTTTGCAG GTATTGACGATGATTTAATCAAGCAGTTAAAGAAACCAGGGGCTGTCAAAGGTCAGATAGAGTTCAGCACCAAGACACCGCACCTTATTCTCACTCTGCTGCCAAGTGACAGGCTGGAGAACCCTGGCAAGAAGAACCGCAAGAAGAGAGCAGCAGCTGACAACCCCACTTGCTCCCG AAATGCTGATCAGAGTTGCTGTCTCCGATCCTTGTACATTGACTTCCGACGTGACCTGAACTGGAAGTGGATTCATGAGCCCAAGGGCTACAAGGCTAATTTCTGTGCTGGAACCTGCCCCTACTTGTGGAGTGCAGACAATCATTACAACATG ATCTTGCCCCTTTACAACAAACTGAACCCCGAGGCGTCCGCCTCCCCGTGCTGCGTTCCCCAGGAGCTGGAGCCCCTCACCATCGTCTACTTCATGGGTCGCACTCCCCGCGTCGAGCAGCTCTCCAACATGGTGGTCAAGTCCTGCAAGTGCCGCTGA